From Flavobacterium arcticum, the proteins below share one genomic window:
- the rpoN gene encoding RNA polymerase factor sigma-54, whose protein sequence is MLKQNLQLKLSQKLSPQQIQLMKLIQLPTQAFEQRLKEEMVENPALENGKEDEYETDEFAADEYDDYDDYDNESINADDINIDEYLSDDEVPNYKTQANNYSDDDEDRTMPMAANVSFHQSLTEQLNTFILSENERDIAEFLVGSIDDMGYIRRNIPDIVDDMAFTQGIYTDEKTVENMLHVIHQLEPAGVGARDLQECLLLQLKHKTPTEPIDLAINILENQFDAFTKKHYAKLLQKYDISEDQLRKAIDEIEKLNPKPGGSYDNNSKTVEHVVPDFAIKIRDGELELTLNGRNAPELHVSKDYQEMLQSYKVSREKSNAQKDAVQFIKQKLDSAKWFIDAIRQRQETLYVTMNAIMHYQEEYFLDGDEAKLKPMILKDIADLVGLDISTVSRVANSKYVDTPYGTKLIKEFFSEAMKNDQGEDVSTIEIKKILQNVIEEEDKRKPLPDDKLAEILKDKGYPIARRTIAKYREQLDIPVARMRKKI, encoded by the coding sequence ATGCTAAAGCAGAACTTACAATTAAAGCTATCTCAAAAATTATCGCCACAGCAAATTCAGCTGATGAAGCTGATACAGCTCCCTACGCAAGCGTTTGAACAACGTCTTAAAGAAGAAATGGTAGAGAACCCTGCACTTGAAAACGGTAAAGAGGATGAGTATGAAACCGATGAGTTTGCAGCAGATGAATATGACGACTATGATGATTATGACAACGAGAGCATTAATGCCGATGACATAAACATAGACGAATACCTTAGCGACGACGAGGTACCCAACTATAAAACCCAAGCCAACAACTATAGTGATGATGATGAAGATAGGACTATGCCTATGGCAGCAAATGTTAGTTTTCATCAAAGCCTAACAGAGCAGTTAAACACTTTTATACTTAGCGAGAACGAAAGGGATATTGCCGAATTTCTTGTAGGTAGTATTGACGACATGGGCTACATACGCCGTAACATACCCGATATTGTAGACGATATGGCATTTACTCAAGGTATTTATACCGATGAAAAAACAGTAGAAAATATGCTACATGTTATTCATCAGTTAGAGCCCGCGGGTGTAGGAGCGCGCGACTTGCAAGAATGCTTGCTATTGCAACTAAAGCATAAAACGCCTACAGAGCCCATAGACTTGGCTATAAACATACTAGAAAATCAGTTTGATGCTTTTACTAAAAAGCACTATGCCAAATTATTGCAAAAATACGACATAAGCGAAGACCAATTGCGCAAAGCTATTGATGAGATTGAGAAACTAAACCCAAAACCAGGTGGCTCTTATGATAACAATAGTAAAACTGTAGAACACGTAGTACCTGATTTTGCTATAAAAATTAGGGATGGCGAACTGGAACTCACGCTTAACGGAAGAAATGCACCAGAACTACACGTGTCTAAAGATTATCAGGAGATGCTGCAAAGCTATAAGGTTTCTAGAGAGAAATCGAATGCCCAAAAAGATGCAGTACAGTTTATAAAACAAAAACTCGACTCTGCTAAGTGGTTTATAGATGCTATAAGGCAACGACAAGAAACGCTGTATGTAACTATGAATGCTATAATGCACTATCAGGAAGAGTACTTTTTAGATGGTGATGAAGCAAAGCTAAAACCTATGATACTTAAAGATATTGCCGACCTTGTGGGTCTAGATATCTCAACGGTGTCGCGTGTAGCAAATAGTAAATACGTAGATACACCTTATGGTACGAAGTTGATAAAAGAATTTTTCTCTGAAGCCATGAAAAATGATCAGGGAGAGGATGTATCGACTATAGAAATTAAAAAAATACTGCAAAATGTTATTGAAGAGGAAGACAAAAGAAAACCACTTCCTGATGATAAACTTGCCGAAATACTTAAAGATAAAGGCTACCCTATAGCCCGAAGGACGATTGCCAAATACAGGGAGCAACTAGATATACCAGTAGCACGAATGCGAAAGAAAATATAA
- the asnS gene encoding asparagine--tRNA ligase encodes MKHTKVKDLLNSTKPIDGISVKGWVRTFRNNQFLALNDGSIIHNIQCVIDFENTPAETLKRITTGAAVAINGNLVESKGSGQQFEIQVTQLEILGDSDPEKYPIQPKKHSLEFLRENAHLRVRTNSFGAIMRVRSVLSFAVHHYFQDRGFVYVNTPIITGSDAEGAGEMFHVTSLPIGNPPKTEEGNVDYKEDFFGKETNLTVSGQLEAETFAMALGQVYTFGPTFRAENSNTSRHLAEFWMIEPEVAFNDLDANMDLAEDFIKYVIRYALEKCPEDLTFLNQRLKDEEKNKPMAERSEMSLLEKLRFVLENNFKRVSYTEAIDILKNCKPNKKKKFNYIIEEWGADLQSEHERYLVEKHFNSPVILFDYPADIKAFYMRLNDDNKTVRAMDILFPGIGEIVGGSQREERLDVLQQKMAELGVDEEELKWYLDTRRFGSAVHSGFGLGFERLVLFVTGMGNIRDVIPFPRTPQNADF; translated from the coding sequence ATGAAACATACTAAAGTTAAAGACCTGCTGAACAGCACAAAACCTATTGATGGTATTTCGGTAAAAGGATGGGTTAGAACTTTTAGAAATAACCAGTTTTTAGCACTTAATGATGGCTCTATTATACATAACATACAATGCGTAATAGATTTTGAAAATACACCTGCCGAAACACTAAAAAGGATTACTACAGGAGCTGCTGTTGCTATAAATGGAAACCTTGTAGAAAGTAAAGGCTCTGGGCAGCAGTTTGAAATACAAGTAACACAGCTTGAAATACTGGGCGACAGCGACCCAGAAAAATACCCTATACAACCTAAGAAACACTCTCTTGAATTTTTAAGAGAGAATGCACACCTAAGGGTACGTACTAATTCATTTGGTGCAATTATGAGAGTGCGTTCGGTACTATCATTTGCCGTACATCATTATTTTCAAGATAGAGGTTTTGTATATGTAAACACGCCCATTATAACAGGTAGTGATGCAGAGGGTGCAGGAGAAATGTTTCACGTAACCTCATTACCAATAGGTAACCCACCAAAAACTGAAGAAGGAAATGTAGATTATAAAGAAGACTTTTTTGGTAAAGAAACCAACCTTACCGTGTCTGGGCAGTTAGAAGCCGAGACATTTGCTATGGCATTAGGACAGGTATATACCTTTGGACCTACCTTCCGTGCAGAGAATAGTAACACATCGCGCCACCTTGCTGAGTTTTGGATGATAGAACCTGAGGTTGCATTTAATGATCTTGATGCTAACATGGACTTAGCAGAAGATTTCATTAAATATGTTATCCGTTATGCATTAGAGAAATGCCCTGAAGATCTTACGTTTTTAAACCAGCGTCTTAAAGACGAGGAGAAAAACAAGCCAATGGCAGAACGTAGCGAAATGAGTCTTTTAGAAAAGCTTCGATTTGTACTTGAAAACAACTTTAAACGTGTTAGTTATACTGAGGCTATTGATATACTGAAAAACTGTAAGCCAAACAAAAAGAAGAAATTCAATTATATTATTGAAGAATGGGGTGCTGATTTACAAAGTGAGCATGAACGCTACCTTGTAGAAAAACATTTTAACTCTCCAGTAATATTATTTGATTATCCTGCTGATATAAAAGCCTTCTATATGAGGCTTAACGACGATAATAAAACCGTGCGCGCTATGGACATCCTTTTCCCAGGTATTGGAGAAATTGTAGGAGGTTCGCAAAGAGAAGAGCGTCTTGATGTATTACAGCAAAAAATGGCAGAGCTTGGCGTAGACGAAGAAGAACTTAAATGGTACTTAGACACACGCCGTTTTGGTAGTGCTGTACACAGTGGTTTTGGGCTTGGTTTCGAGCGCCTTGTACTGTTTGTAACAGGTATGGGTAACATTCGAGATGTAATACCTTTCCCTAGAACACCACAAAACGCCGATTTCTAA
- a CDS encoding DUF5686 family protein, translated as MRILTLLLLLIGSLSCQAQFTIAGIVRDNEHNKPLPFATITTDKGKTLVTDIDGKFNTDATEWFTVAYVGYKKKKIAVIPGKEKYNIFLTQSTQQLKEVVIEQSNSANALLRKVIYRKPYNDPRQRLESFRYKTYNKLLVTANPDSIVGKIDSIYTYKRSRKRFSKIDSTEFKFKKLIEQQHLYQTEKVSEFKYTKKQGLKENVLATRMAGFKQPLYEIIGLTLQSYSVYGNNVELVETKYAGPLADDALLDYQYKILDTVAIDDRRVYVVYFTPKRKYKKRKLEGLLYIDGKNYGIAKAIFRVKNALDITSTHVFSYNEELNLWFPDEKKLKIVKGNNKNDIKILGETIKFDGVEKDKSNREKDASDYVYLISESINFEQEYNIPLTIKHPGVAIDIKQEAINRPENYWNRYRIDTLDNRSMKTYIALDSLVAKKKWEKKIFLGKKIIDGYIPVGIIDIDLRDLIKYNNYEGFRLGLGGITNSKFSNCFRIKGYGVHGTKDNAFKYSMGAAVRIGNFSSSWIGGSYTEDVREIASTSFATDKKTFKIYDPRPINISTFYEHKTWEAYLESKILPKTESHWQVTHSSIDPKFNYIYSPNGRSYSQFNLVTATAAIQWNPFSDFMQTPNGRIEVDKRFPKFTFQYTQALAGILDSDFTFGKLDFRVEMERKYLNGQRTSALIQTGVAVGDTPLTHLYSTSPNNLDRDGVLQRITFAGKNSFETMYFNEFFSSQYAIVQLKHGMSRFTIFNSLKLSPMLVTRFAWGNMENNHEHEGIEYNTLKKGYYESGIEFNEIFKGLGFTAFYRYGPYHLPQLDRNISIKVSFVLNLL; from the coding sequence ATGAGAATCCTTACACTATTGCTCTTGCTTATAGGTAGCCTGTCTTGTCAGGCGCAGTTTACTATTGCAGGTATTGTAAGAGACAATGAGCACAATAAACCCTTACCCTTTGCCACCATTACTACAGATAAAGGGAAAACATTAGTTACAGATATTGACGGAAAATTTAATACTGATGCTACCGAATGGTTTACCGTTGCTTATGTTGGCTATAAAAAGAAAAAAATAGCCGTTATACCTGGTAAAGAAAAATACAATATTTTTCTTACTCAAAGCACTCAACAACTCAAAGAGGTTGTTATAGAGCAAAGCAATAGTGCTAACGCTTTATTAAGAAAAGTAATTTACAGGAAACCATATAACGACCCGAGACAAAGACTAGAAAGTTTTAGATATAAAACCTACAACAAATTACTGGTTACTGCTAACCCTGACTCTATAGTAGGGAAAATCGATTCTATATATACATATAAACGATCGAGAAAGCGATTTAGCAAAATTGACTCTACAGAATTTAAATTTAAGAAGCTGATAGAGCAGCAACACCTCTATCAAACAGAAAAGGTTTCAGAGTTCAAATACACTAAAAAACAAGGCTTAAAAGAAAATGTACTTGCCACCCGCATGGCAGGCTTTAAGCAGCCATTATATGAAATAATAGGACTAACGCTGCAATCATACTCTGTATATGGCAACAATGTAGAATTGGTTGAAACCAAATATGCAGGACCATTAGCCGATGATGCGTTACTTGATTATCAATATAAAATACTCGACACCGTAGCTATAGATGACAGAAGAGTTTATGTTGTATACTTTACCCCAAAAAGAAAATATAAAAAACGAAAACTAGAAGGACTACTATACATTGACGGTAAAAACTATGGTATAGCCAAAGCTATTTTTAGAGTAAAAAATGCACTCGATATTACCTCTACCCATGTATTTAGTTATAACGAAGAGCTAAACCTGTGGTTTCCTGATGAAAAAAAACTAAAAATTGTAAAAGGCAATAATAAGAATGATATTAAAATACTTGGAGAAACTATAAAGTTTGACGGAGTAGAAAAAGACAAGTCTAATCGCGAAAAAGATGCCTCAGATTATGTATATCTCATATCAGAGTCTATTAACTTCGAGCAAGAATACAATATACCATTAACAATAAAACACCCTGGGGTAGCAATAGATATAAAGCAGGAAGCTATAAACAGACCCGAAAACTACTGGAATCGTTACCGCATTGACACTTTGGATAACCGAAGTATGAAAACATATATTGCTTTAGATAGTCTTGTAGCTAAAAAAAAATGGGAGAAAAAAATATTTCTAGGCAAAAAAATAATTGACGGTTATATACCTGTTGGCATAATTGATATTGACCTTAGAGATCTTATTAAATATAATAACTATGAAGGGTTTAGACTTGGGCTAGGCGGTATTACTAACAGTAAGTTTTCTAACTGTTTCAGAATAAAAGGCTATGGTGTTCATGGTACTAAAGACAATGCTTTTAAATACAGTATGGGAGCTGCAGTAAGAATAGGCAACTTCTCAAGCTCTTGGATAGGCGGTTCATATACTGAGGATGTTCGGGAAATTGCAAGTACATCATTTGCTACTGACAAAAAAACGTTTAAAATATACGATCCTCGCCCCATAAACATTTCTACTTTTTATGAACATAAAACTTGGGAAGCCTACTTAGAGTCTAAAATATTACCTAAAACAGAAAGTCATTGGCAAGTTACTCATAGTAGTATTGACCCCAAGTTTAACTACATATATAGTCCTAACGGAAGATCTTATTCACAGTTTAACTTAGTTACTGCTACAGCAGCTATACAATGGAATCCGTTTAGCGATTTTATGCAAACACCTAATGGGCGAATAGAGGTAGACAAGCGTTTCCCTAAGTTTACTTTTCAATACACGCAAGCCCTTGCAGGAATTTTAGATAGCGATTTCACTTTTGGCAAACTCGACTTTAGAGTAGAAATGGAAAGAAAATACCTCAACGGGCAAAGAACATCGGCACTTATACAAACAGGAGTTGCTGTAGGCGACACACCTCTTACCCATCTATACAGTACATCGCCTAATAATCTTGACAGAGATGGGGTTTTACAACGAATTACTTTTGCAGGGAAAAACAGTTTTGAAACCATGTATTTTAACGAATTTTTCTCTAGCCAATATGCAATAGTACAATTAAAACACGGCATGAGCCGTTTTACAATATTTAACTCCCTTAAACTATCGCCTATGCTCGTTACACGTTTTGCATGGGGTAATATGGAAAACAACCATGAACATGAAGGTATAGAATATAACACCCTTAAAAAAGGGTATTATGAAAGCGGCATAGAGTTTAATGAAATTTTTAAGGGGCTTGGGTTTACTGCTTTTTACAGATATGGACCTTATCACTTACCTCAACTAGATAGAAATATTTCGATAAAAGTGTCTTTTGTCCTAAATTTACTCTAA
- the pyrH gene encoding UMP kinase, which translates to MKYKRVLLKLSGEALMGDRQYGIDPQRLAEYAQQIKEIHDKGIQIAIVIGGGNIFRGVAGASNGMDRVQGDYMGMLATVINGMALQGALEDAGMQTRLQTALKIEAIAEPYIKRKAVRHLEKNRIVIFGAGTGNPYFTTDTAAVLRGVEVNADVILKGTRVDGIYTADPEKDASAVKYDTLTFEDVLSKGLNVMDTTAFTLSQENELPIIVFDMNKNGNLVKICEGEPIGTTVNV; encoded by the coding sequence ATGAAATACAAAAGAGTTCTGTTAAAATTGAGTGGTGAAGCCTTAATGGGCGACAGACAATATGGTATAGACCCACAAAGACTTGCCGAATATGCTCAACAAATTAAAGAAATACACGATAAAGGTATACAAATCGCTATTGTTATAGGCGGTGGTAACATCTTTAGGGGTGTAGCTGGCGCTAGTAACGGTATGGATAGGGTTCAGGGAGACTATATGGGTATGCTTGCTACCGTTATTAACGGTATGGCACTACAGGGCGCCCTAGAAGATGCTGGTATGCAAACACGACTGCAAACGGCTTTAAAAATAGAAGCTATTGCAGAACCTTATATAAAAAGAAAAGCAGTACGCCATTTAGAAAAAAATCGTATTGTAATTTTTGGAGCAGGTACTGGTAACCCTTATTTTACTACAGATACCGCTGCTGTACTTAGAGGTGTAGAAGTAAATGCCGATGTGATACTAAAGGGTACACGCGTAGATGGTATTTATACTGCCGACCCTGAAAAAGATGCTAGTGCAGTAAAATATGACACGCTTACATTTGAAGATGTATTGAGTAAAGGACTTAATGTAATGGATACAACTGCATTTACTTTAAGTCAAGAAAATGAATTACCTATTATAGTATTTGACATGAACAAAAATGGTAACCTCGTAAAAATTTGCGAAGGCGAACCTATAGGAACTACAGTAAACGTATAA
- a CDS encoding thioredoxin family protein: MQNTLITNSLEKSYSYTEYRNHISKLLLDGLSTGETQSESLTHYSTLNEVRMKRLDKTIKLTPDVVEKLKAIKDNYVFLVISEGWCGDAAQLLPVMEKMASENDLIDLRIVLRDENSELMDGFLTNGGRAIPKLILVDAKDNTVLGNWGPRPEGGTKLIKDAKEKFGVINEETKTELQKWYLHDKGISAMQEITALLEKAQASK, translated from the coding sequence ATGCAAAATACGCTTATTACTAATAGTTTAGAGAAAAGTTATTCTTATACTGAATATAGAAATCATATTTCAAAATTATTGTTAGACGGGTTATCTACTGGTGAGACCCAATCGGAAAGCCTTACGCATTACAGTACTTTAAATGAAGTGCGTATGAAACGCTTAGATAAAACCATAAAATTGACTCCTGATGTTGTCGAAAAACTAAAAGCAATAAAAGATAACTATGTTTTCCTTGTAATTTCTGAGGGATGGTGTGGCGATGCGGCTCAGTTACTACCTGTAATGGAGAAAATGGCAAGCGAAAACGATTTAATAGACTTGCGGATTGTACTTAGAGATGAAAATAGCGAATTGATGGATGGTTTTCTTACTAATGGTGGAAGGGCAATACCAAAGCTAATTTTAGTAGATGCTAAAGATAATACTGTTTTGGGTAATTGGGGGCCACGACCAGAGGGAGGAACAAAACTGATTAAAGATGCCAAAGAAAAATTCGGTGTAATTAATGAGGAAACTAAAACCGAATTACAAAAATGGTATTTGCACGATAAAGGTATTAGTGCTATGCAAGAAATTACAGCCCTCTTAGAGAAAGCACAGGCAAGTAAATAG
- a CDS encoding YiiX/YebB-like N1pC/P60 family cysteine hydrolase, whose protein sequence is MKLKSKLLYLLIAFSLSSAFAQKVDLQDGDLIFQDMDCGPLCDAIEAVTEGYNNNNFSHMGMVYHKNDTVYIIEAAGNAVRLTTLEKFSENTSKPMYIGRLKEEYNNLIPSAISFSLQQMGVPYDDEYVYDNGSYYCSELIYDAFLFANSGKPFFRLYPMTYKQPNTNEFFPAWVDYYKSIGKTIPEGLLGCNPGGMSVSNKIEIIGVIE, encoded by the coding sequence ATGAAATTGAAAAGTAAATTATTATACTTACTTATCGCATTCTCTTTATCTTCTGCTTTTGCTCAAAAAGTAGATTTGCAAGATGGCGACCTCATTTTTCAAGATATGGATTGCGGTCCGTTATGCGATGCGATAGAAGCTGTAACCGAAGGCTATAACAATAATAACTTTAGCCACATGGGTATGGTATATCATAAAAACGATACAGTATACATTATAGAAGCTGCCGGTAATGCAGTGCGGCTTACTACGCTTGAAAAATTTTCAGAGAACACATCAAAACCCATGTATATAGGTCGGCTAAAAGAAGAATATAATAACCTAATACCTTCAGCTATCTCATTCTCATTACAGCAAATGGGTGTACCTTATGATGATGAATATGTATATGATAATGGCAGTTACTACTGTTCAGAACTTATATATGATGCTTTCTTGTTTGCCAATTCAGGTAAGCCATTTTTCAGGCTTTACCCAATGACATATAAACAACCTAATACTAACGAGTTCTTCCCTGCATGGGTAGACTATTACAAAAGTATAGGCAAAACTATACCTGAAGGCTTACTGGGTTGTAACCCTGGCGGTATGTCGGTGTCTAATAAAATAGAGATTATAGGTGTAATAGAATAA
- a CDS encoding patatin-like phospholipase family protein produces the protein MKFEGNTIGLTLSGGGTKGIAHAGVLKFFEEKNIKPSHIAGTSSGAIVAALYAWGKTPDEILEFFQSIYFFHWKHFTFRKAGFIDADAFKSYFSTIFKDATLGDLPYRVHITATNIVSGKLHIFGPEIKIIDAILASAAFPGIISPYEIDGKLYSDGGILNHFPTDVLQGRCEVLIGVYLSPIQKIEASDMKSIKAVTTRAYDLLTANSNMQKFSLCDWVISPDKLAPYNTFETNKIKMGEIFDIGYEAAKKSYDALIV, from the coding sequence ATGAAATTTGAAGGCAACACTATTGGACTTACACTTTCTGGAGGAGGCACTAAAGGTATTGCCCACGCAGGAGTACTTAAGTTTTTTGAAGAAAAAAACATAAAACCATCCCATATTGCAGGCACTAGCTCTGGTGCTATTGTAGCAGCATTATACGCGTGGGGTAAAACACCTGATGAAATACTAGAATTTTTCCAATCTATCTATTTTTTTCACTGGAAGCACTTCACCTTTCGCAAAGCAGGTTTTATTGATGCAGATGCATTTAAAAGTTATTTCAGCACCATTTTTAAAGATGCCACATTAGGCGATCTTCCTTATAGAGTGCACATCACTGCCACCAATATTGTATCGGGTAAATTACACATATTTGGTCCTGAAATAAAGATTATCGATGCCATTTTGGCTTCGGCTGCTTTTCCTGGTATTATTAGCCCTTATGAAATAGACGGTAAGCTATATAGCGATGGAGGCATACTAAACCACTTTCCTACTGATGTGTTACAGGGCAGGTGTGAAGTTTTGATAGGCGTATATTTAAGCCCCATACAAAAAATTGAAGCAAGCGATATGAAAAGTATAAAAGCAGTTACGACACGTGCTTATGATTTGCTTACTGCCAACTCAAATATGCAAAAATTTAGCTTGTGCGATTGGGTAATAAGTCCTGATAAGCTAGCACCTTATAATACCTTTGAGACTAATAAGATAAAAATGGGCGAAATTTTTGATATAGGCTATGAAGCTGCAAAAAAATCGTATGATGCACTTATAGTATAA
- the truB gene encoding tRNA pseudouridine(55) synthase TruB: MTTPEAFTEGKILLIDKPLKWSSFQAVNKIKWSLKKHLGLKKIKVGHAGTLDPLATGLLIVCTGKFTKRITELQGMEKEYTGTFHIGATTPSYDLETEVNATFPTEHIDENLIKETVSQFLGEIDQKPPIFSAIKKDGKRLYEHARKGEEVEIASRKTTIYEFEIIRIALPEVDFRVVCSKGTYIRSLAFDYGKALQSGAHLTVLRRTKIGEFSVDNAIDPEIFENEIEK, translated from the coding sequence TTGACGACACCCGAAGCATTTACCGAAGGCAAAATATTATTAATAGACAAACCCTTAAAATGGAGTTCTTTTCAGGCTGTTAATAAAATAAAATGGAGTTTAAAGAAGCATTTAGGCTTAAAAAAAATAAAAGTAGGGCACGCGGGTACACTCGACCCTTTGGCGACAGGACTACTTATAGTATGCACTGGTAAATTCACCAAACGCATCACCGAATTGCAGGGTATGGAGAAAGAGTACACAGGTACTTTTCATATTGGTGCTACAACACCATCTTACGACTTAGAAACCGAGGTTAATGCTACTTTCCCTACCGAACATATAGATGAGAACCTCATCAAAGAAACTGTTTCGCAATTTTTAGGCGAAATAGACCAAAAACCCCCTATTTTCTCGGCTATAAAAAAAGATGGTAAACGACTGTATGAACATGCTCGTAAAGGCGAAGAAGTAGAAATTGCTTCACGCAAAACCACAATATACGAGTTTGAAATTATCCGCATAGCATTACCCGAAGTTGACTTTAGAGTAGTGTGTAGCAAAGGTACTTACATTCGCTCTTTAGCTTTTGATTATGGTAAAGCATTACAATCTGGCGCACACCTTACAGTACTGCGACGCACTAAAATTGGAGAATTTTCCGTTGATAATGCTATAGATCCTGAAATTTTTGAGAATGAAATTGAAAAGTAA
- a CDS encoding DMT family transporter, with the protein MNWILLIIAGLFEVGFASCLGKAKETTGITSTYWMGGFFVCLAISMFLLYKATQTLPIGTAYAVWTGVGAVGTVLVGIFIFKEPSHFWRLFFLTTLIASLIGLKFVSN; encoded by the coding sequence ATGAACTGGATATTATTAATTATAGCAGGATTGTTTGAAGTAGGCTTTGCTTCATGCCTTGGTAAAGCTAAAGAAACAACAGGAATAACCTCGACCTACTGGATGGGAGGTTTTTTTGTTTGTCTAGCTATAAGTATGTTTTTGTTATATAAAGCAACACAAACACTACCTATAGGAACGGCTTATGCGGTATGGACAGGTGTGGGAGCTGTGGGTACTGTACTGGTGGGTATTTTTATTTTTAAAGAGCCTTCGCACTTTTGGCGGTTGTTTTTTCTTACCACGTTAATTGCTTCGTTAATAGGACTAAAGTTTGTGTCAAATTAG
- a CDS encoding undecaprenyl-diphosphate phosphatase has translation MDFYQAIIIAIIEGLTEYLPVSSTAHMIFASSYYGIQEDDYVKLFQVSIQFGAILAVVALYWKKFFDFTKFNFYIKLALAVVPALILGLLFDDLIEQALGDPIPIAIVLIVGGVILLFIENFFINQPIKKEEDITRKKAITIGFWQCLAMMPGTSRSAASIIGGMQQGLTRENAAEFSFFLAVPTMAAATLYSVFLKTYEHSGLKGYELLVESPDNLKMFLMGNVIAFIVSIIAIKGFIGFIKKYGFKPWGWYRIIAGALLLAYFTTYK, from the coding sequence ATGGATTTTTATCAGGCTATCATAATTGCTATTATTGAAGGACTTACAGAGTACTTACCTGTATCATCTACCGCACACATGATTTTTGCAAGTTCTTACTACGGCATACAGGAAGACGACTATGTAAAATTGTTTCAGGTATCTATACAATTTGGCGCTATACTCGCAGTAGTAGCTTTATACTGGAAAAAGTTTTTCGATTTTACAAAATTCAACTTCTATATAAAACTAGCACTTGCAGTAGTACCTGCGTTAATTTTAGGTTTATTATTTGACGATCTTATAGAGCAAGCTTTGGGCGACCCTATACCCATTGCCATAGTGCTTATAGTGGGTGGTGTGATATTGTTATTTATCGAAAATTTCTTTATTAACCAACCGATAAAAAAGGAAGAAGATATAACCCGAAAGAAAGCAATAACCATAGGTTTTTGGCAATGTCTTGCCATGATGCCTGGTACAAGCCGTTCGGCTGCTTCTATTATAGGTGGTATGCAACAAGGACTTACTCGGGAAAATGCAGCAGAGTTCTCTTTTTTCCTTGCCGTACCTACTATGGCTGCCGCTACACTATACTCTGTATTTCTAAAAACGTATGAGCATTCAGGACTTAAAGGCTATGAGTTATTAGTAGAGTCACCAGATAATCTCAAAATGTTCCTTATGGGTAACGTTATTGCCTTTATTGTATCTATTATTGCTATAAAAGGTTTTATAGGCTTCATCAAGAAATACGGTTTTAAGCCTTGGGGCTGGTACAGAATAATAGCAGGAGCACTACTACTTGCTTACTTTACAACATACAAATAA
- the frr gene encoding ribosome recycling factor, producing MEEIDFILDSTKESMNGSIAHLEKEFLNIRAGKASPAMLGGVMIDYYGSQTPLSQVANVNTPDARTITVQPWEKNMLQPIEKAIMIANLGFNPMNNGDNIIISVPPLTEERRRELAKQAKGEAEDAKIGIRNARKDANTEIKKLEKDGMSEDVCKSAEDEVQELTNSFIKKIDELLSTKEAEIMKV from the coding sequence ATGGAAGAGATTGATTTTATCTTAGATAGTACAAAAGAGTCAATGAACGGCTCTATTGCACACCTTGAAAAAGAATTTTTAAATATTCGCGCCGGTAAAGCTAGTCCTGCTATGCTAGGCGGAGTAATGATAGATTATTACGGTTCGCAAACACCGTTATCTCAGGTAGCTAATGTTAATACTCCTGATGCTAGAACTATAACAGTACAGCCTTGGGAAAAAAACATGTTACAGCCTATTGAAAAAGCTATTATGATAGCTAACCTTGGTTTTAACCCTATGAATAATGGTGATAACATTATTATAAGCGTCCCACCATTAACAGAGGAGCGCAGAAGAGAGTTAGCAAAACAAGCTAAAGGTGAAGCAGAAGATGCTAAAATAGGTATAAGAAACGCTCGTAAAGATGCTAATACCGAAATTAAGAAACTAGAAAAAGACGGTATGTCTGAAGATGTATGTAAAAGCGCCGAAGATGAGGTGCAGGAGCTAACCAATAGTTTCATAAAAAAAATTGACGAGTTACTCTCGACCAAGGAAGCCGAGATAATGAAAGTATAA